In Streptomyces sp. NBC_01231, the sequence AACCACGCCCACCAGTCCCCCTGCCGTCGCCGAGGACGCGACCGGCCGATTCGCCTGGTACCGGTCGTTCTCCCCGCAGGGGCGCCGCGCCTTCAAGGGAGCGTTCGGCGGGTACGCCCTCGACGCCTACGACTTCCAGGTGCTCCCGCTCAGCATGGTGGCCTTGGCTGCCTACTTCAGCCTCACCACGGCGCAGACGGGCCTGCTGACCACGGTCACGCTGCTGGTGTCGGCACTCGGCGGCATTCTGGCGGGCCTGCTGATCGACCGGATCGGCCGAGTGAAGACGCTCATGATCACGGTGGCCACCTACGCCTTCTTCACCGTGCTGTGCGGCTTCGCCGTCAACTACCCCATGCTGCTGGTGTCCCGGGCTTTCCAGGGCCTGGGTTTCGGCGGTGAATGGGCGGCCGGGGCCGTCCTGGTGGCCGAGTACGCCAAGTCCCGCTACCGCGGCAAGGTGCTGGCGTTCATCCAGAGTTCCTGGGCGGTCGGCTGGGGCCTCGCCGTGATCGTGTCGACGATCGTGATGGACAACCTCGACCCCTCCATCAGCTGGCGGGTGATGTTCTGGACGGGCGCCCTGCCCGCGGTGCTGCTGGTGTACGTGCGACGCAACATCAAGGACGCCCCCGAGGTGACCGAGCGGCTGGCGAGCAAGGAGCCGCGCGTCCCGCTGTCGTCGATCTTCAAGGGCAGCCTCGCCCGCAAGACGCTCTTCGCGACGATCCTCGCCACCGGTGTGCAGGGCGGCTACTACACCATCGCCACCTGGCTGCCCACCTACCTCAAGGTCGAGCGCGGCCTCACCGTGGTCGGCACCGGCGGCTACCTCTTCATGCTCATCACCGGCGCCTTCCTGGGATACCTCGCCGCCGGCTACATCACCGACGCGCTCGGCCGCAAGAAGACCTTCGCCCTCTTCGCGGTTCTCAGCGCGGGCCTGCTGCTGACCTACATCAACATCCCGCAGGGCGCCAACACCACCCTGCTGTTCCTCGGCTTCCCCCTGGGCTTCTGCGCCTCCGCCATCTTCTCCGGGTTCGGTGCCTTCCTGGCCGAGCTGTACCCGGGCCCGGTCCGTGGCACCGGCCAGAGCTTCACGTACAACGTCGGCCGCGCCGTCGGCGCCTTCTTCCCCACCGCGGTCGGCTTCACCGCGGGCAGCGCGGGCGTCGGCGGCGCCCTGATCTACGGCGTCATCGGCTACGCCATCGCCCTGGTCGCCCTCCTGGGACTGCCGGAGACCCGCGGCACCGAACTCACCTGAGGCACCCCGCCACAGGTGCGCATCGTCTTGCGCGGCGCCCCGGGGTCACAGGTCCGGTGACCCGTGACCCCGGGGCGCCGCCGCGCACAGGAGAGGTTCATCCCTTGCCCCCGAGAGCCGGCAGACCCGCCGAACGAGGCGCGAAGGCTCGCACGGCGGCCTCGGCGAGCGGCGCGGCGCGGCCGATGCCGCCGCCGTTTCCAGCGCTATCCGGCCTGGCCCCGGTCCCCTTCGGCCGTGCCCAGTCCGGAGTGGGTCCGGACGAGTTCCTGCTCGGCGTCGTTGAGGTAGTCGGCGAGCAGGAGCTCCGCCTTCACGGTGGCGCCGGCCCTGAGGGCGGCGAGGATGTCCCGGTTGCGGGCCAGGTAGGGCTCGTGGAACCCGCGCAGACCGCCCATCGCGTGGAAGGCGAGGCGCAGTTCCGCCAGCACGCCACGCATCAGTTCGTTCAGGCGGACGCTCTCGCCGAGGGCCACCACCGCGTCGTGGAAGTGGGTGTTGGCGGTGCCGACCCGGAGCCAGTCGCCTGCCTCGGCGGCTTGTTCCGCCTCGGCGACCGCGGCCTCCGCAGCGGCCAGATCGTAGGGAGGGTTGCCCAGGTGGCGGACCACCGCGCATTCGATGAGCCGGCGCACCTGGTAGATGTCGATGACGTCCTGGACGGTGAGCATCCGGACGAAGACCCCGCGATTGAGCTCGTGGACCAGCAGCTTCTCGTGCGTGAGCAGCCGGAACGCCTCGCGGAGGGTGTTGCGCGAGATCCCGAGCGCTTTGCCGATGGTGTCTTCGGAGAGCTTGCTGCCCGGCGCGAGGTGGCCCTCCGAGATGCGGGTGCGCAGGATGTCGGCGACCCGCTCCGCGGTACTGGAGCGCCCCAGCAGTACGCGATCCCCCACCAGCACGGCCGGATCCAGCTCGGCAGCCATATTCTCGGTCCTCCCCGTCGTGATGCTCCGAGGGTCAGTCAACCGAAAACTCGAGGATGAGACAACACAGCTCTTGTCGGATTGTTCAACAATACTCTAGTCTGAGGTGGTGGACGCTCAACCCGTCCTCGGCTTCCCCTGTCGAAAGGATCGCCCGGTGGCAACCGTTGCTCATCCCGCAGCCCTGAGCCCCGCCCAGGCACGGGAGCTGTTCCGACACGGCACGAGTCGGCCCACCGCCGGGTGGTGCGGAGGCTTCACCCAGGTCAACCTGATCACGGTGCCCGCCGACTGGGCCTACGACGTGCTGCTGTTCTGTCAGCGCAACCCCCAGCCGTGTCCGGTGCTCGACGTCACGGACCCCGGCTCGTGGTCCACCACACTCGCCCCGGACGCCGACCTGCGGACCGACGTGCCGCGCTACCGCGTCTGGGAGCACGGCCGGCTGACCGACGAGCCGGACGATGTGGTCGGTCACTGGCGCGAGGACCTGGTCACCTTCCTGATCGGATGCAGCTTCACCTTCGAGACCGCGCTGCACGAGGCGGGCGTACCACTGCGCCACGTCGACCAGGGCCGTAACGTCGCGATGTACCGCAGCGGCCGCGCATGCCGGCCGGCGGGGCGGCTGCACGGCCCCATGGTCGTGTCGATGCGGCAGGTCCCGGCCGACCTGGTGGACACGGCGATCCGCGTCAGTGAGCGGATGCCCGCGGTTCACGGTGGGCCGGTCCACACCGGCGACCCCGCGGCCCTGGGCATCGACGACCTCGCCCGTCCCGACTTCGGCGACCCGGTGGAGGCCGAGCCCGGCGACGTCCCGGTCTTCTGGGCGTGCGGTGTCACTCCGCAGGCCGCCCTGATGGCGTCGCGGCCTCCCTTCGCCATCACCCACGCTCCCGGATACATGCTGATCACGGATGCGCGGGACATCGACTACCGCATCGGTTGAAGCGGACCCAGGTGGTGAGTACGGAACATGTGCGGTCGCGAGGAGAACAGGCAGCAGGGATGACAGACGTCGTGATCGATCTCAACGCGGATCTCGCGGAGGGCTACGGACGGTGGGTCCTCACCGACGACGAGGCCATGTTGGAGCTGGTGACCAGCGCGAATGTCGCCTGCGGCTTCCACGCGGGCGACCCCGCCACCATGCGCCGGGTCTGTGACACGG encodes:
- a CDS encoding MFS transporter is translated as MTTTPTSPPAVAEDATGRFAWYRSFSPQGRRAFKGAFGGYALDAYDFQVLPLSMVALAAYFSLTTAQTGLLTTVTLLVSALGGILAGLLIDRIGRVKTLMITVATYAFFTVLCGFAVNYPMLLVSRAFQGLGFGGEWAAGAVLVAEYAKSRYRGKVLAFIQSSWAVGWGLAVIVSTIVMDNLDPSISWRVMFWTGALPAVLLVYVRRNIKDAPEVTERLASKEPRVPLSSIFKGSLARKTLFATILATGVQGGYYTIATWLPTYLKVERGLTVVGTGGYLFMLITGAFLGYLAAGYITDALGRKKTFALFAVLSAGLLLTYINIPQGANTTLLFLGFPLGFCASAIFSGFGAFLAELYPGPVRGTGQSFTYNVGRAVGAFFPTAVGFTAGSAGVGGALIYGVIGYAIALVALLGLPETRGTELT
- a CDS encoding GntR family transcriptional regulator, whose translation is MAAELDPAVLVGDRVLLGRSSTAERVADILRTRISEGHLAPGSKLSEDTIGKALGISRNTLREAFRLLTHEKLLVHELNRGVFVRMLTVQDVIDIYQVRRLIECAVVRHLGNPPYDLAAAEAAVAEAEQAAEAGDWLRVGTANTHFHDAVVALGESVRLNELMRGVLAELRLAFHAMGGLRGFHEPYLARNRDILAALRAGATVKAELLLADYLNDAEQELVRTHSGLGTAEGDRGQAG
- a CDS encoding putative hydro-lyase; amino-acid sequence: MATVAHPAALSPAQARELFRHGTSRPTAGWCGGFTQVNLITVPADWAYDVLLFCQRNPQPCPVLDVTDPGSWSTTLAPDADLRTDVPRYRVWEHGRLTDEPDDVVGHWREDLVTFLIGCSFTFETALHEAGVPLRHVDQGRNVAMYRSGRACRPAGRLHGPMVVSMRQVPADLVDTAIRVSERMPAVHGGPVHTGDPAALGIDDLARPDFGDPVEAEPGDVPVFWACGVTPQAALMASRPPFAITHAPGYMLITDARDIDYRIG